The nucleotide window TGTCGCGGGCAAAAAGCGACGACTGCAGATCGTGTTCGGAAATTATCGCGCTGACATATTCGTTCAGCGCCGCGATCACGTTCTTCAACCCGCTCGGTCTTACCACCGACAGCGTGAACACGGGATCAGCCCTGCCGAGCCGGGTGTCGTTTTGAGCCACGGCTTTGAAAATCCCGGCGGCCATGCCTTCCGCGCCCTGATAAGCGTTTTGCTGGACCGCCTCAAACATATCGGTGAAAGGCACGTTGGTAAGCATGGAAGTTTCCGAACCGATTATCAGCTTCGCGCCGTCAAGCCGCGCCGAAACCTCAGCCATCTGCATCAGGCAGGAGTAAAAGAAAAGCACATCCACGCCTTTCGCGGCCCTGAGCACAAACCCAAGATCGGGTATGGACATGCGTGAATGTCCTCCGTTCTGGTCGCCGGCCGAAGTGCCCAGCATCCCCGCGCCGTGACCGTACATCATAAGCAGATAATGGTCTGCCGGATAAGCGCTTTTGCCCCACCGCATGAAATCGAGCAGGGTGGCGGGCGAAGCGGGGTCGGCATCAGTAACCATGGCGAAAGAGATAACCGCCGAATTGCTGTCTTTGGTCACATGATAACGCGCGGAACCGCCCACCACGTCATCCATGGTCACTATTTTGTTGGTGGGCACGATAAGCCCGGACTTGAGCTGCTTGTACTGGGCCGGCGGAGTAAGATCCTTGGTGCTTCTGGCCATATGCACAACCATCTGCACATCGGAGTTCGAACCGGTCTGTTCCATTTCGTTGACAACACGCAGTATATCGGGCGCAAGGTTGTTGTTGCCGTTGAGGTAGACCATCACGGTCCACCTGGCGTGCTTTCTGACGCCCGCGTCCTGCCCGGCGGCATATGCGCTGAAAGACACCAGCCCGGCCAGACAAAGCGCCGCGACCGCCGCGATCAAAAACCTTTTCATCATCGTTTTCATATTTTCCACCGTTCAGTCCAGCGAGTTTCAATTATGGTATATTCTATACAACGGCATCCGCCTTACGCAAGGACCGAAAAGCACCGCCTGACCCGGTCCATAAGACCTAATATTATCCCGGCCGCCAGACTGCGGTTTGGCGCAGAATGCTATAATATTTTAATATATTCGTTCACTGGGATAGCCATGAAAAAACATTTTTTAACCGCTTTGCTGTTCACCCTGTCCGCGCCCTGCGCCAGCGCGCAGAAAATAGACATCGTGTATCCTGTAGAAGGACACATAATGTCAGGCGGCTCTGCCGCATACCTGTTCGGCAACATCAAACCGCCGAAAGGCAAATTGAAAATCAATGAAGTATCCGTAAAAGTGCATTCGAACGGCGCGTTTATCACATATCTGCCGGTCAAGCCGGGCCCGTTCGCTTTCAACTGCGAGCTTACGGCGGGCACGCAAACGGTGAAAGCCGTGCGCAATATCGTGGTGGGATCATCATTTAAAAAACCCGATAACGCCGCCGTGTATATTGACACTTCCTCCCTGTCGCCGTGGGCCGACATCATAGCGCGCCCCGGCGACTGGATATACGCCTCGTTCAGCGGCACGATCGGGCAGAAAGCGTTTTTCAGGATACGCGGACTGTCCGGCGAGCTCCCGATGCCGGAAACCGCGCCGGGCAGTTACGCTGGCGCCTATCTGGCGCAGAGCGCCGATAAAGCGGAAAAAGCCGAAATCCAGTTCCGGCTGACCGGCGCGCTTGGCGAGGCGACGGCGCTGGCTGGCGGGAAAGTGTCCGTCAGGCCGGATTTCAGCCCGGTCGTGGAAATCACCACCGATTCGGTAGGCACGCGCACCGCCAGCGGAGCCGGCTACATGCTTTTTCTTTCCGCCGGACAGCGACTGATGGCAACAGCGAAAACAGGCCGCACGCTCAAACTGAAACTTTCGGAAACGCTTGACGGCTGGGTGGACGAAAGCTATGTGCGGTACCTGCCGGACGGCACTCCGCCGCCGTCCAGCGAGATGACTACGATAAACACGGTCTGCAGCGCAACCGGCACCGCGGTCGTCATCGCGGGAGTAGGCTCCGCGCCGTGGCGGGCGGTGGAAACGGAAAACGGGCTGGAAGTCACGTTCTTTTACACGAAAAACCATACCAACTGGATCGTGTATGACTCGTCCGACACCATGATACGCGACATCCGCTGGCGGCAGGACGACAATAACACCTGCACCGTATCAGTCAATCTGCAGCCGGGGCTGACTCTGTGGGGTTATGACGTGACCGGCTCGCAGGACAGCGCGATCATTTCCCTCAGCCGCAAACCGCTTTTGAAAAGCAGGCCCGGCCGCAAACTCGCGGGCCTTAAGGTTATCATTGATCCCGGTCATTCGCCCACCTCCGCTCCGCCGTACGACGGCGCGATCGGGCCCATGCGGACGATGGAATACCAGCACACGCTGGAAATCGCGCAGATGCTCAAAACCGAGCTTGAAAAACACGGCGCGGTCGCGCTGACCACCCGCAAAAGCTCCGAAACCGTGCCCCTGCGCGAACGGCCCCGCATGGCCGCGCGCGAAAACGGCAACCTGTACATAAGCATTCACGCCAACGCGCTGGTGGACACCGCCGATCCCTACGCCACTCCGCGCGGATACTCGCTTTACTACTATTTCCCGCACAGCCGCAGCTTCGCCTCGAACATGCACAGGGGCATGCAGAAATTCATTCCCCTGCCGGACGAAGGGCTCCGTTACGGCGATTATCATGTGATCCGCCTGACCGCCATGCCGGCCGTGCTTATCGAAACCTCGTATCTGATCCTGCCGGAGCAGGAAATGCTCTTGAATGACGAAGCGTTCCGCATGAAAGTGGTGAACGCCTGCATGTACAGCATTTTCAGCACTTTCGGCCAGCGTTACACCGCGCCGCCTTTTGTCAGAACAAAACCGAAACCCGGCCAGGAAACCGGCAAACCCGGCCGCAAACCCGGGGAAACAGCCATAAAAAAACCGGGCGGAACAACCGCGCCCGGAAAAACCGGTTCCGCTAAAAAAGAACCGGTTCCCTCGGCCAAAACCGCCGCAACACCAGCCGCGCAAGCCGGTTCCGCGGCTAAAAAACCGGGCAAAACCTCCTCTGACAAACAGACAAAAGCATCAAGAGAGAAGCCCGCCGCAATGGAAAAACCAGCCGGAAAAACCTCCGCAAAAAACAAACCTGCGGCAAAAACGCCGGCTTCCGGCAAAAAACAAGCAAAATAAAAACCGGCCGGGAAAACCATAAAAAGAAACCGGCCGCAAACCCGGCAAATAAATAACCGCCCCGCCGCGTATTGCGGCGGGGCGGTTCGCGTGCCAATCAGCTATTTATTCACATCACGGCGCAGGCAAAAATCAATTACCGGGCACTGCGCGCAGCGCGGCGCGCGCGCCTGGCAAACCCGGCGCCCGTGCAGAACCAGCGCCATGGAAAACCAGCGCCAGTCGGCCCGGTCAAGCTGCCGCATGAAATCGCGCTCGATTTTAACCGGATCCGCACTGCCGGTAAACCCCATGCGCCACGCCAGCCTTTTAACATGCGTGTCAACCACAAACCCCTCGGTCTTTCCGAACGCCTCGCCAAGCACGACATTGGCGGTCTTGCGGGCGACTCCGCGCAGGCTTAAAAGCCCGTCCATGGTATCCGGCACGCGCCCGCCGAATTTTTCCATGATTGCCGCGGCGGACTGTTTCAGCGACAGCGCCTTGCTGTGATAAAACCCCGCCGAATGAACAAGCCGCTCGATCTCGCCGAGCGGAGCCGCCGCCAGTTCGCGCGGACCGGGGTATCGCCCGAAAAGCTCCGGCGTCACCGCGTTAACCCGCGAGTCCGTGCACTGGGCCGATAAAATGACCGCGCCCAGCAGCTGAAAAGGCGTTTTGTAAACCAGCTCGGTGCGCGCGCCGAAATACAGCGGCCGCAGTATTTCCGTTATTTCAGCCAGCCTCTCTTTTTTATTCACGGTTTATCCGCCGTTATTTCCACGCGGTTGCCGTCCGGGTCAAGAACACAGCACTCGTAATACCCGTCGCCCGTGCGGCGCGGCCCGTCACAAATCACATACCCGTCGGACTTAAGCCGCGCGGACAGCAAATCAACCGCCCGCTCGTCGCCTGCGGCAATCGCCACATGCGCGTAACCCGCAAAGCGCTCCGCCTTGCCGCTTTGCCGGGGCGCAAGCGTGGAAATATTCATCAGTTCAAGCCTGGAACCGGACTCAAATTCCAGGAACCGCGATGAAAAACCCGTCGCCCCGTTGCGGTATGCCCGCCCCGCCGCCGCGCCGAACTACCTCTCGTAAAACCCGGCCAGTCTTTCGATATCGCCGGTCCAGATCCCGACATGTTCTATTTTCATGCTCCGTCATCCCGTCCCGCCTGCCAATCCCGATATATGATAATATTTTGCGGGGGTAGCGCGTCCGCATCCTGGCGAACACAAAACGATTGACCGCACCGACCTATTATATATAATGTAAAGCGGCGCGCCATTAAAATCCGGGCGGGCCGCACAGCAAGGGGGATATAATGTTCTGTTATCAATGTCAGGAAACATCCAAAAACACGGGCTGCACAATCGCCGGAGCATGCGGAAAGAAAAACGGCACTTCCGACATTCAGGATCTGCTGATCTACACGCTGATGGGCATGGCGCGTTACGCCTATGAACTGCCCGCGCCGCGCGACCGGAAATACGGGGATTTCATAACGGCGGCGCTGTTTTCCACCATAACCAACGCCAATTTCGACGATACCGCGCTTCTGCGTCTCGTGCGCCAGGCCCTGGCATTGCGAGCGGAACTGGCCCGCGGTCTGGACGGCAAACTGGCCGGGCCAGCGCATGACTCAATGATCTGGTCGGCGGCCGGTGACGCGGAAATGCTCGCCAAAGCCGGCACCTGCGGCATCATGGCTCTGAGCGAAAACCCCGATCTGCGCTCGCTTAAATCGCTGGTGCTGTACGGGCTCAAGGGCATATCGGCCTACGCGCATCACGCCGCCGTGTTGGGCTGCGTAAGCGATGAAATTTATGATTCCGTGATCAAGGGCCTGGCCGACTGCACCCGCGAGCTGCCCGCCGATACACTGACCGCGCTTGTTCTGGAAACGGGAAAAACCGCGGTATCGGCAATGGCGCTGCTCGACAAAGCCAACACCGTCACCTACGGCCACCCGGAAATAACCAGGGTGGAGCTGAGCGTCCGCAAAAACCCCGGAATCCTTATTTCCGGGCATGACCTGAAAGATCTGCACGAACTGCTCATCCAAACCAGGGGAACCGGCGTGGACGTGTACACCCACAGCGAGATGCTGCCGGCGCACTATTATCCGGCGTTCAGGAAATTCGCGCATTTCGCCGGCAATTACGGCGGCTCATGGTGGCACCAGAACAAGGATTTCGAAACATTCAACGGCCCTGTCCTGATGACCACCAACTGCATCATCCCGGTCAAGGATTCCTACGGGAACAGGATTTTCACCACCGGCATGACGGGTTATCCCGGCGTAAAACATATCGAAGACCGCCAGCCCGGAAAAACCAAGGATTTTTCGGAGCTGATCGCGCTGGCAAAGACCTGCGCTCCGCCTCTGGAACTGGAAACCGGCGAGCTGGTGGGCGGTTTCGCCCATAATCAGGTTGCCGCCTTGGCGGACAAAATAGTCGCGGCGGTGAAATCAGGCGCGATCAGACGGTTCGTGGTCATGGCCGGCTGCGACGGCCGCCAGCCCGCGCGCGGTTATTTCACGGAAGTGGCCCGGCAGCTGCCGCCGGACACAGTCATACTCACAGCCGGCTGCGCCAAATACCGCTACAACAAACTGAAGCTGGGCGATATCGGCGGCATTCCGCGTGTGCTGGACGCGGGCCAGTGCAACGACTCCTATTCGCTGGCGGTAACCGCACTCGCGCTGAAAGACATGTTCGGGCTGAAAGACGTCAACGAACTGCCGCTTTCATTCGATATCGCTTGGTATGAACAGAAGGCGGTTGCGGTTCTGCTGGCGTTGCTGGCGCTCGGGTTTAAGGGAATCAGGATGGGTCCGACACTGCCGGCTTTCCTGTCGCCGCAGGTCGCCGCGACTCTGGTTGAAAAATTCGGCATAAAACTTGCCGGGCAGGCCGCCGAGGACGTGGAAAAAATGATGACGGGCAATTAGTCGCTCGCGGCCGGGCAGGCTTGAGCCTGCCCGGCCGCACCGCGCATTGCGCCGTGCGGCGGGAAACGCTACAATAATCCTGCCACCGTATGACCAATACCAGGAAACTGGCTGTTATCGTGTTCGGCGGCCTGATTGCCGCCTGCCTCTATCACTGCGCGCTGATGGGGGCTTTGCTGCATCGCGACTACCCCCAAAACACTTTTCTGTTCAACAACGACTGGCTTTTTTCCGATTTCTACGAAACCGTCAAACTGGCCTCCACCGGCAATCCCTATTCCGGCGCGGCGGTGCTCAACAGCGTATATCCGCCGGCGCTTAACCTGGCGGCGCTGCTGCTTGCCAGACAGCCGTTCCTGCGCCCGAGCGACTTATACCTGCTGCTGGCCGCGCTGGTTATCGGCGCGGCCGGCTGGCTGGTTTTCAGGGAAAAGGATCCCGCGAAAACCGCGCTTAATGTGCTGGGCGGCGCGTTCGCGTCGTACCCGGTTATTTACTTGCTGCACCGCGGCAATCTGGAGCTGATTGCGTTTCCGTGCCTGTTCGCCGGCATATATTTTTACGACAAAAAGAAATACGCCGCCGCCGCGCTGGGCATAGGGCTGGCGGCGGCCTGCAAGGTTTATCCGGCGATATTTTTCTTTTTATTCGTGACGGACAGAAAAATGCGCTGGGCAGCGCTGTCCGCCGCGATCTGCGCGGCGGTCACGGTCGCGGGCTTCATGTATTTCCATAACGGGCTCGCGCAAAACATCTCCGCCATGCTCGCCACGATGCGCGCGTATAACGCGGAATATGTAGGCAAGGGGTACGGACTGGTGTTCGGGCACAGCCTCTACGGCGCGCTTCAGGCGGTGCGGTGCTGGATTCTGGGCATAGAACCTGTTTACTCAAGCCCGCGGCTGATCAAATTCTATCCGTATATCGCGGCGGCGCTGGGGCTTTTCACGCTGCGGCGGGTGTGGCTGGAAAAAGAACTGTGGAAAAAAGTCGCGCTGCTTACGGCGGCAATGCTGGCGCTGCCGTATGTGTCGGCGGATTACCGGCTGATCAGCCTGTTCGCGCCATTGTACCTGTATTTCAAAGCGGGCTATAACGGCAGGTACGCTTGCGCATATCTGTGGATTTTCGGGCTGCTGCTTGTTCCGAAAAACTTTTTATATTTCTGCGAACCGGAAGTGTCTTTGTCCGCCGCGCTTAATCCGCTGCTGCTGGGCGCGCTGGCCGCGCTTATCGTGCGAGAACAGATTGCCGGGCGGAAAGCAACCGTCCCGGACGGCGCGCCGCCGTCGTGAAATTTGATTTGGCGGAGATTTGTACTATAATATCATCAGACGCCGGAAATCATGGCGCGCAGCAAATTTCTTTCTCATAAGGAAGAAACACAAAGACTATGGTTCTCGAACCTAAGGCTGAGCCGGACGGAAGTGGCAGTAAAAATCAAGCAGCACCGGAGCGGACGCAACAGACTCTCCAAAACAGCAGTGCCGCAGCAAACCTTCACATCGGGATGAACGACTGCGCTGAAAACGCCGGCCGTATATATCCCTTCTTTAAGCGGTGCGTTCGCGCCGCGCGAAAACCTGCCGTAATAAAAGGGAAAGTTTCGGGCCCGCAATTTTTAATCCGCGGCGCTTCGCCCATGCCCGCATGGCTTGAGCGGTAACCGATACCAATACCGAACGGACAATAAAAAACATCAATGACCGAAAAACAGCTGTGCCTTGAAGAAGCACCCGGTAAAGACTCCGCCGAACCTCCATCCTCCGGCGGGCAGAAAACACTTAACACCATAGGGCTGGCCTTCAACCTGCGCAAGGAAGGCTGCGTGAACGAAGCGTACGAGGAATACGACGATATTCACACGATAGAAAGCCTCAGGCGCGAAATAGAGAAATACGGCTACGAGGTCCTCCTGTACGAACAGGATGATGATTTTCAGGCGCGGCTTCGCGAGCGGCGGCCTGATCTGATGATTAACATAGCCGAAGGGATCGGCACCGGCCGAAGCCGCGAGTCGCAGGTGCCCTGCCTGCTGGAAAGCATGGGGATTGCGTACAGCGGATCCGACCCGGTGGCGCTGGGCATAACGCTGGACAAGTATGTCACGTCCGCGCTGCTCGATCACGCGAAAATCCCGGTTCCGGCGATGCATCTGGTCAGCGCCGCCGAAGATCTCGCCGGCTTGCCGCGGATTTTCCGCGACGGGCGGCGTTACATTGTAAAGCCGCGCTGGGAAGGCTCCTCGAAAGGCGTGCACGACAATTCCGTGGTGGATAATTTCGCGGATCTCAAGGCGCGCGCCAAAGACGTATTGAAAAAACACAGCCAGCCGGCGGTTATCGAAGAATTCATGCCGGGCGACGAAATCACCGCCGGGATCTGCGGCAATAACCGGCCGGAACTGCTCGGCATGATGAAAATCGAACCCACAGTCAGGGAAAAGGATTATTTCCTCTATTCAATCGAGTACAAACGAGAATGGGAAACTAAAATCGTCTACCGGCGGCAGGACACGCTCGGCCGGAAAGTGCGCCAGGCCGTTGAGAAATACGCGCTCGCGGCGTTCCGCTGCCTGGAACTGCGGGACATGGCGCGGATTGATTTCCGGCTCGACAGCAAAGGCGTTCCTCATATAATAGACGTCAATCCGCTGCCCGGCATGTCGCCCGAGTACAGCGATCTGCCCATCCTGGTGCGCCTTAACGGCGGCACCTATACCCAGCTGTTCGAGCGGTTTCTCAGAACCGCAATCACCCGGCACGGCTTCGCCGTGAAATTCTAAAATGCAGACAACAACCCCCACCGGCGTTTCACCCGCCGGCAGAAACATCGTCATCGCCTACGCTTACGAAAAGACCCAGCGGGAGGACGTGAAAGCCTGCGCGACCTGCTGCAGGCTGCTTTACAAGGAACTGGCCTCGATGGGCTTTAAAACGCGCCGGATGAAAGTGTCCGACAGGAATCTGACCCGGCCGCACGAACTGCGCAAACGCCTCAGCCGGGACAACCCG belongs to Elusimicrobiaceae bacterium and includes:
- a CDS encoding ATP-grasp domain-containing protein; the encoded protein is MTEKQLCLEEAPGKDSAEPPSSGGQKTLNTIGLAFNLRKEGCVNEAYEEYDDIHTIESLRREIEKYGYEVLLYEQDDDFQARLRERRPDLMINIAEGIGTGRSRESQVPCLLESMGIAYSGSDPVALGITLDKYVTSALLDHAKIPVPAMHLVSAAEDLAGLPRIFRDGRRYIVKPRWEGSSKGVHDNSVVDNFADLKARAKDVLKKHSQPAVIEEFMPGDEITAGICGNNRPELLGMMKIEPTVREKDYFLYSIEYKREWETKIVYRRQDTLGRKVRQAVEKYALAAFRCLELRDMARIDFRLDSKGVPHIIDVNPLPGMSPEYSDLPILVRLNGGTYTQLFERFLRTAITRHGFAVKF
- a CDS encoding glycosyltransferase 87 family protein, with translation MTNTRKLAVIVFGGLIAACLYHCALMGALLHRDYPQNTFLFNNDWLFSDFYETVKLASTGNPYSGAAVLNSVYPPALNLAALLLARQPFLRPSDLYLLLAALVIGAAGWLVFREKDPAKTALNVLGGAFASYPVIYLLHRGNLELIAFPCLFAGIYFYDKKKYAAAALGIGLAAACKVYPAIFFFLFVTDRKMRWAALSAAICAAVTVAGFMYFHNGLAQNISAMLATMRAYNAEYVGKGYGLVFGHSLYGALQAVRCWILGIEPVYSSPRLIKFYPYIAAALGLFTLRRVWLEKELWKKVALLTAAMLALPYVSADYRLISLFAPLYLYFKAGYNGRYACAYLWIFGLLLVPKNFLYFCEPEVSLSAALNPLLLGALAALIVREQIAGRKATVPDGAPPS
- the nth gene encoding endonuclease III, whose amino-acid sequence is MNKKERLAEITEILRPLYFGARTELVYKTPFQLLGAVILSAQCTDSRVNAVTPELFGRYPGPRELAAAPLGEIERLVHSAGFYHSKALSLKQSAAAIMEKFGGRVPDTMDGLLSLRGVARKTANVVLGEAFGKTEGFVVDTHVKRLAWRMGFTGSADPVKIERDFMRQLDRADWRWFSMALVLHGRRVCQARAPRCAQCPVIDFCLRRDVNK
- the hcp gene encoding hydroxylamine reductase, translated to MFCYQCQETSKNTGCTIAGACGKKNGTSDIQDLLIYTLMGMARYAYELPAPRDRKYGDFITAALFSTITNANFDDTALLRLVRQALALRAELARGLDGKLAGPAHDSMIWSAAGDAEMLAKAGTCGIMALSENPDLRSLKSLVLYGLKGISAYAHHAAVLGCVSDEIYDSVIKGLADCTRELPADTLTALVLETGKTAVSAMALLDKANTVTYGHPEITRVELSVRKNPGILISGHDLKDLHELLIQTRGTGVDVYTHSEMLPAHYYPAFRKFAHFAGNYGGSWWHQNKDFETFNGPVLMTTNCIIPVKDSYGNRIFTTGMTGYPGVKHIEDRQPGKTKDFSELIALAKTCAPPLELETGELVGGFAHNQVAALADKIVAAVKSGAIRRFVVMAGCDGRQPARGYFTEVARQLPPDTVILTAGCAKYRYNKLKLGDIGGIPRVLDAGQCNDSYSLAVTALALKDMFGLKDVNELPLSFDIAWYEQKAVAVLLALLALGFKGIRMGPTLPAFLSPQVAATLVEKFGIKLAGQAAEDVEKMMTGN
- a CDS encoding VOC family protein, whose protein sequence is MNISTLAPRQSGKAERFAGYAHVAIAAGDERAVDLLSARLKSDGYVICDGPRRTGDGYYECCVLDPDGNRVEITADKP
- a CDS encoding N-acetylmuramoyl-L-alanine amidase codes for the protein MKKHFLTALLFTLSAPCASAQKIDIVYPVEGHIMSGGSAAYLFGNIKPPKGKLKINEVSVKVHSNGAFITYLPVKPGPFAFNCELTAGTQTVKAVRNIVVGSSFKKPDNAAVYIDTSSLSPWADIIARPGDWIYASFSGTIGQKAFFRIRGLSGELPMPETAPGSYAGAYLAQSADKAEKAEIQFRLTGALGEATALAGGKVSVRPDFSPVVEITTDSVGTRTASGAGYMLFLSAGQRLMATAKTGRTLKLKLSETLDGWVDESYVRYLPDGTPPPSSEMTTINTVCSATGTAVVIAGVGSAPWRAVETENGLEVTFFYTKNHTNWIVYDSSDTMIRDIRWRQDDNNTCTVSVNLQPGLTLWGYDVTGSQDSAIISLSRKPLLKSRPGRKLAGLKVIIDPGHSPTSAPPYDGAIGPMRTMEYQHTLEIAQMLKTELEKHGAVALTTRKSSETVPLRERPRMAARENGNLYISIHANALVDTADPYATPRGYSLYYYFPHSRSFASNMHRGMQKFIPLPDEGLRYGDYHVIRLTAMPAVLIETSYLILPEQEMLLNDEAFRMKVVNACMYSIFSTFGQRYTAPPFVRTKPKPGQETGKPGRKPGETAIKKPGGTTAPGKTGSAKKEPVPSAKTAATPAAQAGSAAKKPGKTSSDKQTKASREKPAAMEKPAGKTSAKNKPAAKTPASGKKQAK
- a CDS encoding clostripain-related cysteine peptidase gives rise to the protein MKRFLIAAVAALCLAGLVSFSAYAAGQDAGVRKHARWTVMVYLNGNNNLAPDILRVVNEMEQTGSNSDVQMVVHMARSTKDLTPPAQYKQLKSGLIVPTNKIVTMDDVVGGSARYHVTKDSNSAVISFAMVTDADPASPATLLDFMRWGKSAYPADHYLLMMYGHGAGMLGTSAGDQNGGHSRMSIPDLGFVLRAAKGVDVLFFYSCLMQMAEVSARLDGAKLIIGSETSMLTNVPFTDMFEAVQQNAYQGAEGMAAGIFKAVAQNDTRLGRADPVFTLSVVRPSGLKNVIAALNEYVSAIISEHDLQSSLFARDKVLRMDSDTSSMYNDYCDLGHFIQLQASASGSEKVRSAAKALLTVIYKDYVVTAAQEDSARSRLTSGVSVYMPSKNHRIMDSYSSNPFGASKWGGFLRWVNLSRDGSGFDEAMRKRR